In Mustela nigripes isolate SB6536 chromosome 2, MUSNIG.SB6536, whole genome shotgun sequence, a single window of DNA contains:
- the LOC132011358 gene encoding transmembrane reductase CYB561D2 isoform X2, with translation MALSVETESHIYRALRTASGAAAHLVALGFTIFVAVLARPGSSLFSWHPTLMSLAFSFLMTEALLVFSPESSLLRSLSRKGRARCHWVLQLLALLCALLGLGLVILHKEQLGKAHLATWHGRAGLIAVLWAGLQCSGGVGLLYPKLLPRWPLAKLKLYHATSGLVGYLLGSASLLLAMCSLWFTATVTGGVWYLAVLCPVITSLVIMSQVSNAYLYRKRIQP, from the exons ATGGCCCTTTCTGTGGAGACCGAGTCGCACATCTACAGAGCTCTGCGCACGGCCTCTGGGGCTGCTGCCCACCTTGTGGCCCTGGGTTTTACCATCTTTGTGGCTGTGCTTGCCCGGCCTGGCTCCA GTCTGTTCTCCTGGCACCCCACGCTTATGTCTTTGGCT TTCTCTTTCCTGATGACCGAGGCACTGCTGGTGTTCTCTCCTGAAAGTTCGCTGCTGCGCTCCCTTTCGCGGAAGGGCCGAGCCCGCTGCCACTGGGTGCTGCAGCTGCTGGCCCTGCTGTGTGCACTGCTTGGTCTAGGCCTTGTCATCCTCCACAAGGAACAGCTTGGCAAAGCGCATCTGGCCACGTGGCATGGGAGGGCAGGGCTGATAGCTGTGCTGTGGGCGGGGCTGCAGTGCTCTGGGGGTGTGGGGCTGCTCTACCCCAAATTACTGCCCCGATGGCCCCTGGCTAAGCTCAAGCTGTACCATGCCACTTCTGGGCTGGTGGGCTACCTTCTGGGTAGTGCCAGCCTCTTATTGGCCATGTGTTCGCTCTGGTTCACTGCCACAGTCACTGGTGGGGTCTGGTATCTGGCTGTGCTGTGTCCTGTCATT